The genomic segment TGTGCTGTGTTTGCTCTGCCCTGTCTTGCTGATGAGGCACTGGATCAAAACTCAAGAGCCACACTGAGTCCACAACTGCCTTCTTTCCTGTGGAACCTTAGCCAGCTGTGCTTTGGTGTTGCACAGATCCATTTGGAAAAACATGCTTGGTCCTTTCTGACAGTAAAATCTATTAATTTAGGCAGCCTCGTACTATCTGTTGGGCATTAACATTTTAACCAGTGAAATCACAAGTGAATGCTTCTCTGCAGTTCCGCTGTCATCCAGTAGCTGATTGTTTGTGCTGTTCTTGATTTGTCCTTTGAAGTGAtctttcagcttcctttttctctttgtccaGTATTTATTCTATACTGTTTACAGTACAGTATTATTTGCAGAAGTTATAATACAGAGTAAAAATAAGTAGTTAAGACAGAAGTAAAAACTGGGTCATGCTTTTGCATTTGAtacaattttctctttttcagtcaTAGCAGTTGTATTGTATTTCATGATACCTGTGGTGAATGCAAGTGAAGTCATGGGACCTATGTGCCTTATGTTACTCATGGGAACTGTTCACTGTCAAATAGTGTCCACACAGATCAGCAAAACTTCGGGAAACAACGGACTCAGCAGGCGGAGGAGGTGAGAGAGGTAATGGGTTTATTTGTTGGGATCAGAGCATATGATGGATTGCTCATGGGAGAATTTAACgagtaaatattttctcttctgtttttatgtCAATGTCATTAACTGCAAATGTAAAAAGGAGTATCTTCTGTCTTGCATGTAATCTTCTCATAACAAAGACAAATGCTGCAAAGTTACCAGGCTGTGATAGGTCTGCTTTAGTTGGCATTTGGGTCTTCTTTTCCTAAGGCACCCTCAAGGTTTTGCAAACCAAACCGGTGTCCTGCTTTGGTTTTAACTATACCAGATTGCTGATGTTTATTGAGAAGAGGCGAATGATGATGCATATGACTGGTCGATTCATTGCTGGCAATTTTCTTTGCATGTGGGAAATGTTACAGGTCATCTGCTAGGTATTTAACTGTTAGGAGTGTTACTCAGTGCAAATGCAACTGTAATATATCTGAACAGAGAATTAGGGGTGTGGTTAGATTTTTGCTACCATTAGATTTCTACAGTAAAGATTCTATCTAGATTTTTGTCTGTTGTATCCTTTTCAGTTCCTTTGCTAGTGACACTGATGTCTTGTGTATGCATAAATTCTGCTTATCCACGTAAAATTTATTCTATTTGGAAATAAGCCTCCTGTCAGCATGACTCATGTAAAATAGCATCTAAAATGCTGTTCAAATCTGATTCAGATCtttttaagaaagaactaaaactAGCTTGCTATGCAAATTGaattctccttttatttcttctaatcAGGAAATTACGCAAATCTGTGGGTGTTGATGGGAACAGCGGGTCTTCTCCTGAGAAAGCCAGTAAAGAACAGCAGTCGGAATCTGCATCAATTCTTAACAGTTTATTTGGCATGCTGTTCCGAAGGAGGTATGTGATCTTTGCTGGGTTTGGTGTGTTTGTAACGACACTGTGTGAACAATTCAGTATTtggaaaatgaatacaaaacgTGTGCTGTCACTGATGTCCCCAGGGTCTGCCAGCTTTGGAGCTAAGAGCATGCTTGGTACTGTAGGAGTCTTTATTATGTCCTTGTTAGGAGATTGTATTATATCTCACACTGTAGCTGAAATTAAGTGGTAGATGGGGGAAACCTGGGGGAAAAGGAGGATGGATTGTTTGGGATATTATTTCATTGCCTTTTACTGTTTTCTCAAGCGAGTTTCCAGATGAGTTTTCAATTGACAGATCCTTTTCCTTGATGCAGACTTCTTGCCTTCTGAGTTGCCCTTAGCTAGTTTTTttgaataagaaaatatttccctcTTGATTTAGAAGTTTACAGTTAGAAAAATGGTGAGAGTGAAGCAGATTTAAGTCTCTTCAACAGAATCAGGCCACAAAGAACCTGTCAGAAGAAGACAGTTACGTATTCCCTCAGCTATTGTTTAATGTTGTACCTGCATGGCAAGTGACAAGAGACTTTGATGTTTTCCTCAAAGAACTTTTCTCTGACATAAAAGcacttaattttgttttctctcacagGGTCAGAAGAATAAAGATGGTAGCTGAGAAAGGGACTGAGACAGAAAATGGTGTGAATGCTGTGAATAATGGTATTAAGCACAGACATGCCAGATCTGAATACAGGCTGATGcacttgaaagagaaaaacaaactttcagATGCAGAAAAGAGCCATCAGGTACTGGCAAGAAACATCCATTTGCAGTGGCAAGTTTCAGTACTTTCTGTGTGTGCCCAGTACTTTCTGTGTGTGCCCAAAAGTTTCTTGGTACTTAAGTGTATGGATGGATCCAATTCAAGGTACTCTCTTTCTCAACAAATCTTTGCTTACATGTAGGAAGCCTATAAACCCTTTCTGCTTCTGGACTGAACAGTTGACGTGTTGCTAATTTTCACTGTAAGCACCTTTTCGTGTGTCTCTTACAATAGTCAAGTGCGTTAATCACAGACAGTCCTGGAAAACGTCTGTTTTACCTAACTGCTTATTTCATTATAAGATTTCTGATCGTAAGCTGCTCAGTTAAGGAATACTGCTGATAATGATTacaaataaattagaaattttcaaaagcagttctgtaaaacattttccttgcaACCAATTCTCACATTATCCTCTGGAAGACTGAAGATAGGAAAATGAAGACTGAAATGTCTCTTGGAGGGTGAGAGAGACTAAGTTAAGGCATCGTGATTGCTGTTTAAAGCTCTAAAATAAGAAGCTTTGTGGAGTTACTTTTGAGGCTCCTCTGGGTCAGTAAGGTGTTACCTCCAATATGAAGAACATAGATTAGAATTTGTTCAGAACAAATTTCTTCAGCCCTGCAGGACTGTAGTACTGTGCGGTTCCAACTTCTCTGTTTCTAGACATTTGGAGATAAGAGATTACTCTGTATCGTGGTGTAGCAGCAGCACTGGCTCTGAACCTGCGGTTTGATGCAATTCAGGTTGGTCCTTTTGGTGCCTTCAtcttattttctgcatttccagGATGATTGCACCAACAGAGATGGTATTTCTGATGACCTTTCAAGTGAGGAGGATGCTGAAGCAATGGCACAAAGGATCTTACTATGCCAGAATGCAGAAGGGGCTTCCAGTGACAATAGCTATGAAGAGCAGAAAAGGCCTCTCATTTCTCTGAACCAGGCTGTCTCACAGGTACTCATGTTGAATTTAAGCCATTTTCCACGCAACTTTCTGCTATGGATCAtgggttgtttttcctttgtttttggcAGGTCAAGGAAGCCCTTAAAGGTGCCAGAGACTCTGATAGTGTCGTGGAATCTGAACTGGAGTCCACAATATATAGTCAGGTACGGTGGTAAATTCACAGGCTTAACTTTTCTGAGCCTGACCAGTGCAGGGATATCCCTCCCATCAGAACAGACCATTATTAAATAATAGTGCTTCAGCATCTTCAGGTATAACGTGTGGCCTCCCTCCCTGCGTGTTTGCAGCTTTGTGGACTTCATTCACAATTGTGACTATTCTATTCTGtttaacaacagcaaaaaaaaaaaaaaaatcattctactAGCAGCACATTATGGTCCAAGCTGCCTTGAATTGCTTGTATCGAAGGCCTGGTGTTTGGGAGGCAGCACTGTGTTGTAGCTTTTATGCTAATAAATTCTGATTCTTGAAGAAATACTTTATTCTCATATACTTGTTCACTTAATTACTTGCTTATCTTCCTGACCCACTGCTCCCactatctaaaaataaaatacagataacATGTAtggatataaatatttaaataaataaaatcttaacaTAGATTATGCAGAAACCAGAAAAACTTTGCATTAGAATTAGTGGAATCAGCCATGGAAGCTGATTTGTCTGATTGCTTGGAGAGGGGAATGCAACTTGGGTGTGGGGCTGTACTGTGTAAATTTTGTTTGCCTTCAAAGGACTCAAGATCCTGCATTAGCGTGGGATCCCGGAGCTGTAGCGTGACCCGGAGAGACTCAGAAAGTACCCGCCAGGACTCTGAGACAGAAGACATGCTTTGGGATGATCTGCTTCATGGCCCAGAGTGCCGCTCATCCTGCACCAGTGACAGCGAGGAAGTGACTGTGAAAGGTACCAGGCGAGACCTGAAGGAAGATGTTTTCCAGCAGGTTTGTTGTTTTGCATGCAGTAGAGAGTACtatgaaagttgttttttttcttcttcaattcagctactccctccccccctccctcctcatTTGTCTGCCCAAATAATACAAAAGATGCATCTGAATGCTGTTGGTATAATGTAAGCAACCTACTGCTGGATGAGCCCATTCTGGCAGCTGTGCTAATCACACAGAAGACTAGAATGATCTAAACAGGATCAATGAACTTCCCCCCACTGTCATCTAGACCACTGCTAATCTCAAAACAAAGTGTTTCACTCAAAGACAACTTTGGAATCCCCTTTCAATCAAAATACTCAATAGtagaattaattatttagtagtgagacaaaaatgcattatgttctgttgtgttcttttttcttttatagaaCCATTTGTTTTGGCTCCAGAATACAAGTCCAGCATCTGCAAAAGTGAGTGCACTGATCTGGGAAGGGAATGACTGTAAAAAGGTGGACATGTCTGTGCTGGAGATCAGTGGAATTATCATGAGCAGGGTAAGAGAGCTGTAAAGCATTGCAATCTTTCTCCcttacactttttaaaaaacaacaaaaactgaaaatagcTACACTGGCAACCATGGAATGAGGCATAAAACTTGGTCCTCCCACAGCTACAAATACAGTTGTCCTAAATGTACTTAGGACTTGCATAAACCAAAATTTATCAAGTCTTGGCAAAGACTGGtgagcattttttgttttgtttttaattggcaGTGTTTGGACTGAAATGGGTGGAACTTTATGCTCTGTCCTTTGAGGCAGAGGGGAAAATGAGTGCTCAATTCAATTAATGCTGCCACAGCAGCATATGTTTCCTTTGATGCAAAAAACCTGGTTGATCACACTGTTTTTGTTCCTGCTTGCCAGGTTAATGCCTACCAGCAGGGAGTGGGGTATCAAATGCTGGGAAACATCATCACCATTGGATTAGCATTCCTGCCATTCCTCTACAGACTCTTCCGCACAGATAACCTGGAGCAGTTGTGCTCCTTTTCTCTAATGGAGCTTTTGCACATCTTTTGTGGAGCACCTGCTAGCATCCCCGTCATTGTTTTGTCTGCCATCAACTTCCTTGAACGTCTTTGCTTAACCtggatgtttttcttcatgatGTGTGTTGCTGAGAGAACATACAAACAGGTATGCTTAAATATGTTGAAACTAAAACGTTTCATGAACCGTGGAGCAGTGGGTCTTCCAAAACCATGCTACAAATCATAAGACAATGGCAAGACAAACATGTCTCAGCAAGCAGAAGTGTTGAATCTGGTAAGATGTGTTAGAAACCTAGGTAGGTGAGTCTGGTAAGACTATTTATCAGACATAAGCTTGTTGATACACTTGCTACTTAGGAAAAAGCATACTTAGCATTAGAGAGTTGGCGACATCACATTCAGCTCTGTCATAACTGGGCAATAGCTTTGTCCAAATGGTTCTAAATATTGCATGCTGTGAAGAACGTCATCATTTGCTGGCTTTGTGGCTACCCCTGTGTAGCATCAGCAGTTCTACCTCTACCGCGCACAAGATGAACAAATATCTGAGAGGTCACGCAACAAGACCCTGCAGTGAGGCTTTCCCAGAGTGCTGTAAAGCTAAGGCTTTCTGCCAGTTACTGCTAAGCAAACCCTAGCAATGATTTTCCTTGGtatgttttattatgttttctaatttatgtttttttgtgttatgtgtgtttttaatttgcagaGGTTTTTATTTGCCAAACTTTTTAGTCACATTACATCTGCTCGGAAAGCTAGGAAATATGAAATTCCTCACTTCAGACTCAAGAAggtagaaaacattaaaatctgGTTATCCCTTCGTTCCTATCTAAAGGTGAGTTCTAATCCAAGAATGGGTGCGTTTGGTTACTACAGTGAGTGTAAATGAAGTCTCTAGGTACGTTACAGGTCTCTGCAGATCCTACATCCAAACCTTAGACCTGACTCAGTGTCTTTATTTCTGCAGAGGCGAGGCCCCCAGCGATCTGTGGATGTTGTTGTATCATCCATCTTTTTACTGGCTCTTTCAATTGCTTTTATATGCTGTGCCcaggtgagattttttttaaagtagttaaaaaaaaaatacaagaatattttattttgcagaaccTATGTAACGCTTGCATTGTAGCTGTTGGTCTCCAAAATAGTTTGGGGAGTGgagttctgcatttttaaaaactttgtgAAGTGTAGTTGGTTATAGATGTTCATTCTCTACTTTTGTGGTGGAAAGCTTGGATTTTGTATAATTTAGATTTCAGGACAAAGGCTTTTTGCACAAAATAAAGGATTCTGCCTAAGCACCTCGTGTGTTCACAGGACATTTTATTTAAGAGGGCTGATTGCAGCACCATCTTTAAGAACCCCTGTGGTTGAAAAGCAGCTCAGTAACTATTACACCTTTTAATTCTTCACTAAACCTTCTGTTACAGTAAGTAAGTAGTATTAATACAGGAGCTCTCTCTTGGTTTCTTTGGTTTTCGCAAGAGATCAATTCTGTTTTTTAGGAAAATTCTTAATATCATAAAGATGGCAGTTGTGATGGAAATAGGACTGATGATTAGGAGATACTGACTTTCACTGCTGTGATTGCTTTTGTAAGCCACAGGTTACTGGAGAAAGCAATGACAGTCCCCATCCTGCTGTAATAGACCTGATGAATAAATGCACTCCTAGGAAAGGCAGAATCAGCATGGCTGTGGTGGTCTAAGGCTGTGCGACAAGCACACACAAGGAAAGACATTTAATTACTAGTTAATtggaaagagggaggaaaaagaaagtacaaGCTTTCAGGCTAACACATCTTTTTCttggtggaaagaaaaaaaaagcaaatgccaaGCTAAAACAAGGTTGTAAACAAGGTTTTTTACTTTAACCTTGTTACATGAATGAATTAtacttcaaaggaaaaagcatCAGTCACTCCAGAGCATGGGTATCTGTTCAGAAGAGGAATGAGGGCAAGGCTTTTGCACCTCTCCAAAGAATAGGCATGTTAGTTGTTACTGATGTAGATGTTTTTGCTTTCAATACAGGTCCTGAAGGGtcacaaaacatttctgaatgcAGCTTACAACTGGGAGTTCTTAATCTGGGAGGCAGCACTTCTCCTCTTTTTACTACGCCTAGGATCCTTGGGATCTGAAACCAACAAGAAATACAGCAATATTTCCATCTTGCTTACTGAGCAGGTACCTCCATGCATGTTCTCCCTTTGGCTTTATGCCATTTTTGGATATAACTATTGCATTTCAGaccatcttaaaaaaaaaaaaaacagcatttgtgCTGCACTGCAATAAAGCAATGTAACTACAGCTACGGAGGGACAAGCTGGTAAACATTAGACTGACTcaaattttaaagttttaaattatttttggctGGGCATTAATACATTTGCCATGTCAGTCAGGAAAATAATGATATAACACTGTTGAAGTCCTCTGTCTGTAGATGTTACCACTTCTTTAGGAGTGAGATTGCAAAAATGACTAATTTTTCCAAAGCCAGAAATTGTTTGGAGGCTAGGGTTGGAATATTAATCTCGTCTGTAATGTTTATGTCACAGATAAACTTATACCTGAAGATGGAGAAGAAGCCAAACAAGAAAGAACAGCTGTCGCTAGTAAACAATGTTTTGAAACTCTCTACAAAGTTACTGAAGGTAAGTTCATCTCCCTAAAAACAGATTGTTTGCAACAAGCTGAGCAGCTATGGCTAATGACAGTGACCATGTGGTTTTGCTCTTTCCAGTTCCATTGTGTTTTGATTAGATAAGCTAGGTTTCACAAAGGGAGTTTGTGCTTCGACAACAGTGGTATAAACTCTAGTAATACAAGATTCATTTAGCTAGTTATGTTGCAAACATTTGACTAACAGTGGCTTGCTACAATTTAGAATGTCATTTTCCTTCAGCAACTTCAAAGTGGAAGTTTCTTGTTGACAGGGGCAGGGCAGCTATTTGAAAAGAAAGGGCATAGTCTAAAAGCCACCAAGAATAGTCTAAACAAATTTTGCAGCCTGTTGCATCAAACTGTTGTTATGAAGCTAGTATTTATACAGAGGAGGTTTTTTTCAGGTCCAGGATGGCTGTTAGAAAACATCTGAGTGGGGAGGCCTGAAATCCATAGTGGGAATTTTTACGTGAATGTATAAGTAAGGCTACAGAGGCAGCACAATGTCTTTCAGAAAGCCGATATTAAGCTAAAAAGCAGATTAATTGCTTCAAGTATGGGCTAACTAATGACACGTTGTgggttgtgttgtgttttgtttcttttctctttctttctcttactgTAGGAATTAGATACCCCATTTAGGCTGTATGGGCTGACCATGAACCCATTAATCTACAATATAACACGTGTTGTAATACTTTCTGCTGTCTCGGGTGTTGTAAGTGATCTGCTAGGATTCAATATCAGAGTAAGTATAATTCCcacataaagaagaaaactcTTGGGCATGCGGGTGTGTCACCCTTACACCACTGAAGGGGAATTTGGCACCCAAGCAAAAAGACTTGGTTTGAATTAGGCTCCTTCTGCTTGGTAATTCAGAGACGGGACCATCTTGAGTCAAGCTCTACCTCCCTGAAGCAGCTTGTGGCACGGGGTGGGGGAAGGACAGCCCTGTCTTAAGTTTCAGCCCTGCTCAGGCTTGCTTAAAGCCAGTAGTCAGAACCCTCAGTTCTGTCTTCAGTGCAGGATGGGTGAAGGAAATGGGAGCCTTACCTGTAGATGAAAAGCATTCAGCCTGGTGGCTTTCAGGGCTATACTCATTCTCAACATCTCTTTTCAGTTATGGAAGATTAAACCCTGAGCTGACCAAACATCAGCACTCAGccatctgctccaccaggacagacCAGAGCCCAGTGGCTTGGGCAGAAAGCAGAGGCGCGCTCACACTACAGAAAGATGTAACCGCCGAGGGCTTCAACAGTCTCAGCGTATGTACTGAACGTTGTTCCTCTGCTGTACTGTTCTGTAACTCTACTGGGCTTATTAGTTACCTTATGGCATACACATGTACAACAGGATAAAGGGGGCTAAATACTAGTAGCTGAGATTGAAAATATCAGGAATTGTGTGCACATACTGTGGGGCATCAAACACGGTAAGAGTCATGGTACTGCTCTTACTGGGGTGGCGCGATGGGTGCCTTGTTTAACACCCATCAATCCTGTGCATGAGCTAAACGAAGAGGCCTCCTGGTTCAGTCTGCATCATTTCCAGAGAGCACTGGAGCTACACTGACTTCAGAGCTCTGTTCAGCTAGACAATACTTAAAGGCAGTTACCTGAATGTGCTGAGGGCTTTGCCTCTTTATCGTGAGCTACTGCAGGATGCAGTGAAATTCAGTCCGCACAAGCTGAACACTGCCCCTACGCTGACAGTTGTTGAGCTTGCAGCTGCATAGTAGATACAACAGATTAATACTGGGTAGCTTACATTAGGCTTACTgcaaataaattactgtttttttgaaaacatcagTTACGTGAGAACAACCTTACAACACAACGCATAGAACAGCTGGCAACTACAAGTATTTTGCTATGTTCATTCCCGCTAACATCTCCGTTAGGGTTAGTCAGTGGGCAGGTAGTAGCACGGGCTGTGTACAAAGGACATGCTCCTGTACCTACTGGTGACGCACCAAACCCAGTGTTCTGTGAAGCTGCTGCAGCCGTGCACTGCACTAGTGCCTTACACTGGAATACCTAAGGAAGTGTTCTGTTGCGTGGATCAGGTTAGTGGGAGATAAGTTACAAAGACCTCACTTAAAAATAGATTGTTTAGAAAAGGcataggagagaaaaaaaaaaaaggctatcaAACTTGCATTTTCCTTAAGTTTTGTGACTATTACCTTCAATTATATtagcaatggaaaaaaacaaaccaaccaaccaaccttCTCATAGCTTCATTCTTTCACTTAAGGAGTAAGAGGGCATGAGAATCTTGGGTAGCAAATTGTTTATAGCTATTTTCTGTACAAGGAAAGATTGTAagatggaaaaggaaatgacatttttatatatCAAAATGTACAAATAAACCTACAGTACAAGTATTTCATCGTAAACAATTGTTTCTACTTGACTTCATGATTTTTATATTACCTTTGTTATTTGAACCCGGAGTCCAGAAAACTTCCAATAATAAactgcatttgttttccagaagagTATTATGTTTGTGGGTAAAATCTGGGTTATATATTTATCTGTTTAAAGTATCACACCACTGAAAGTCAGCAGACAATCTATTTTATACAGTGCAGAACCAACAAGCAACAAACTggactttcttttttaatatctatataaaaaataatgagcGATTTACAGGTCTCTCTCTAGTCAGAACCTCAGAAGTATGTATAAAGGTGCTGTACATTATATAAACATTTACACCCAGTACATCCATACATTGCTTAGCATTCCAAGGCCACATTGCTAAGTCATCTGATACAGTAAGTACAGATACAAGTTCTATGGAAGGAGAATTCACACACAGATAGGACAATAAATCAGGTCACattaatatatagaaaaaatataggGGTAGTTGATGACAGGGAAACAATTTCAGTGGTGCTATTTCATTTCTGTACTAAACTTCTGAATCTGTTTCTGCATTTAGTGGTTAGGGCAAGTgcatacaacaacaaaaaacagactcTTGTTAAGAATACATGGTTAATATCTACATAGACTAACTTTgaagtattaaatattttcacagtCATACTCCATAACATGGAGTACTTGTTCATGTTATGCTACACAACAAATCAATGGTTCATCCAATGtgaagcagcagagcacagtTCAGATCTGCCTTAAAGcctatttaattttcaaagtgtttctttaaaaagctgtttgagTAGTCATCTGTACTTCCAAAGAGTTCTTCAACTCAGAACTGAATCACTGTGCTTCATTACGCTTTAAAAACATTACATGTTTCAAAGCCTAAACAAGTTTGAATTTTGATGAGTAAGTAAAGCTTGACCTTCtac from the Anas platyrhynchos isolate ZD024472 breed Pekin duck chromosome 27, IASCAAS_PekinDuck_T2T, whole genome shotgun sequence genome contains:
- the PHTF1 gene encoding protein PHTF1 isoform X1, whose translation is MAARDRDAISWYQKKVGAYDQQIWEKAIEQTEMKGFKSKPKKKGHIQPDLIDVDLIRGSTFAKAKPEIPWTSLTRKGIVRVVFFPLFSQWWIQVTSQRIFMWLLVLYLMQVIAVVLYFMIPVVNASEVMGPMCLMLLMGTVHCQIVSTQISKTSGNNGLSRRRRKLRKSVGVDGNSGSSPEKASKEQQSESASILNSLFGMLFRRRVRRIKMVAEKGTETENGVNAVNNGIKHRHARSEYRLMHLKEKNKLSDAEKSHQDDCTNRDGISDDLSSEEDAEAMAQRILLCQNAEGASSDNSYEEQKRPLISLNQAVSQVKEALKGARDSDSVVESELESTIYSQDSRSCISVGSRSCSVTRRDSESTRQDSETEDMLWDDLLHGPECRSSCTSDSEEVTVKGTRRDLKEDVFQQNHLFWLQNTSPASAKVSALIWEGNDCKKVDMSVLEISGIIMSRVNAYQQGVGYQMLGNIITIGLAFLPFLYRLFRTDNLEQLCSFSLMELLHIFCGAPASIPVIVLSAINFLERLCLTWMFFFMMCVAERTYKQRFLFAKLFSHITSARKARKYEIPHFRLKKVENIKIWLSLRSYLKRRGPQRSVDVVVSSIFLLALSIAFICCAQVLKGHKTFLNAAYNWEFLIWEAALLLFLLRLGSLGSETNKKYSNISILLTEQINLYLKMEKKPNKKEQLSLVNNVLKLSTKLLKELDTPFRLYGLTMNPLIYNITRVVILSAVSGVVSDLLGFNIRLWKIKP
- the PHTF1 gene encoding protein PHTF1 isoform X2, with the translated sequence MLFRRRVRRIKMVAEKGTETENGVNAVNNGIKHRHARSEYRLMHLKEKNKLSDAEKSHQDDCTNRDGISDDLSSEEDAEAMAQRILLCQNAEGASSDNSYEEQKRPLISLNQAVSQVKEALKGARDSDSVVESELESTIYSQDSRSCISVGSRSCSVTRRDSESTRQDSETEDMLWDDLLHGPECRSSCTSDSEEVTVKGTRRDLKEDVFQQNHLFWLQNTSPASAKVSALIWEGNDCKKVDMSVLEISGIIMSRVNAYQQGVGYQMLGNIITIGLAFLPFLYRLFRTDNLEQLCSFSLMELLHIFCGAPASIPVIVLSAINFLERLCLTWMFFFMMCVAERTYKQRFLFAKLFSHITSARKARKYEIPHFRLKKVENIKIWLSLRSYLKRRGPQRSVDVVVSSIFLLALSIAFICCAQVLKGHKTFLNAAYNWEFLIWEAALLLFLLRLGSLGSETNKKYSNISILLTEQINLYLKMEKKPNKKEQLSLVNNVLKLSTKLLKELDTPFRLYGLTMNPLIYNITRVVILSAVSGVVSDLLGFNIRLWKIKP